The following is a genomic window from Bacillus carboniphilus.
ATTTTTTATTTCTTGCTGCATGGATTGAAACTTTCTCTTATACTCGGGATCCTTTACCTTCTGGATATAGTGTTCATATGAGCGAATCCCCATGTAAGTTCCTCTTAATAGTGTGTTGAGTTCTTCTATTACAATATCTTTGTCCAAAAAATCACATCCTTCACAGCTATTATGTATTTTGCATCAGAAATTATGTGCCATTGTTTGGAAAAAATGTGTTGCTTCACAAGTTTGTATGATATCGTAAAATTGGAAATGATTTCATGAGGTGAAAGTAAAATGAATACTAAAATCAAACAGGAAAAAATTCAAAAATACTTGTACTTCCTACTTGGCATAGTAGGTGTCGTCTTTGGAAGCATGGCAGCAGCCATTTCTCCGTTTTCTATAAGAACACTCGCATTTATCACCTTAGCAGTTGGTGGACTCATTCAAGTTATAGGTACTTTAATGAAACATGATTGGAAAAAAGTGAAAAAAACATTCAATGGCTTTTTAAGTACAGCGGGCTGGATTGTGATGTTCGCAATCGTATGGGATCACTTGTTTCACGGACTAGCAACGGTTCCGCTTTTGTTACTAATAGTGGTCTATGCTTGTGTTGTGATCGGGATTCTAGTAGGGGTGGGCTTTGTTTGGAGTTTGTTCAAGGGTGGCCGGAAAGTTGGAATGTGAGGATTAAGTTGGAAATGGTAGGTGAATTTGGCTATACGCGAATAAATGTTGGCCATACGCGACCCTGAATAGCGAAAGGAGGAACTAATAATGAGTATGCCTACACATATCGTTGCTTGTGGTGGAATTATAGAAGATAACAAGGGAAATATTCTTTTAGTAAAGACGCATCACGGTGGTTGGGTTTTTCCAGGTGGTCAAGTTGAAGTAGGAGAGAACCTGATAGACGGGTTAATGAGGGAAGTGAAGGAAGAGAGTGGCATTGACATTGAGGTTTCACGTTTGATTGGCGTCTATTCAAATACAGTCACATATAAGGGGTATGATGGAGTGACTGATATACCAACAAAAGTGATGATGGATTTTGTCGGCACTCCCATAGGTGGTGAGTTGACCACTTCCGAAGAGACAACGGAAAGTAAATGGGTTCCCAAAAATGAAGTTCTAGACTTCATAACGGCCCCAGCTATTCAAACTAGATTCAAAGCATATTTAGAATTTACAGGTGACGTTCAGTACATGGAATATGTGACGAGACCTGAATTTACCGTAAAACTAGATAGAAAGATATGAAGCTTTTCAACTAGTGGCACATAGGGGAGGGAATTTTATGGAGCGACGAAAAGCACTACTGCTGGTTTTTACCGGGTACTGCGAATTTGAAGTTTCGGTGGCTATCTCCATGCTAAGAGGAACGCATGACTTACATACTGTTTCAATTGATAAAAATCCTTGTAAATCAGAAGCCGGTTTAACAACTATTCCTGACTATACAATAGATGAAATTGATACAAGGGAATATGACGTCATTATGATACCGGGAGGAGATTTGAAGTCTATTGCTGAAGCGACTAAATTGTTCGAACTGGTTAGATCAATTAGTGAAAATGGAAAAGTGGTTGGGGCAATCTGTAGTGGAGTCTTCGTTGCTGCGAAGGCAGGCATTTTGGAAGATGTACCGTACACGGTCACTCTTTCAAAACAACAAAGGGAATTTTTAGGGTCGTTTCCTGAAGAAACTTTTCATTATAGCCCGACAGTCAAGTATCAAAACATCCTGACAGCACAAGGACATGCTTTTGTTGAGTTCGGCATTGAATTAAATAAGATGCTGACAAATGTTAATGAATCAACGGTTGAATTTTATTTAGGAAAAGGGAATCAGATGATGGAAAAAGGTGTGGGAAGTAGCAACTAATGAGGTAGGAGCCGAATCTTTTTGCTTCGTTTAACTAAAAGACATAGAACGATCCAGAGGGGGTCGTTTTTTATTTGAATTTTGGAGCAACGGATTAAAGATAAGCGGGGAAAAGTTCCCATTGTTTGCGATTCTTAGAGGAAAAGGTCACGATAAAGCGAGAAACGTTCTCTCCATTAACGATTCATAGTGGGAGAGGTCACGAAAAAGCAGGAAACGTTCCCTCTATTAACGATTCATTGCGGAGGAGGTCACGAGAAAGCGAGAAACGTCCCCTCCATTAACGATTCATAACGGAGGAGGTCACGAAAAGACGAGAAACGTCCCCTCCATTAACGATTCAAAACAGATCAGGTCACGAAAAGCTGAGAACTATTATTTCTACCAACATTTAGTAAGAAATTCTGGATGATTATGGTAAAATATAATAATACCTACGCATTATATTGTAGTTTTCCGCGTAAAAGATATTCATGAACCCTTTAATAGAAACATAGTAAAGGAAGATGATAGTGAGAAGAACAAACGTCCAGCCCTGGTCGGAGGAGTGGGGCCAAAAGTACAAAGTGGAAGCGAGTGCCTTAAAAGAAATCTTCAAAGATATCATAATCGACATCTTCCACATTGGTAGCACCTCAATTCCAACGATTGGTTTTGCAAAACCCATTATTGATATATTGATAGTGGTAGAAGATATTGAACAAGTCGATCCACTCAATAATAAAATGACTCAACTTGGATACTCTCCCAAAAGTGAAAACGGAATCCCCGGTAGACGTTATTTTTCAAAAGGTGGAGAACAACGTACCCACCACGTACACGTTTATCATAAGGGGAATGAGAACATACAGATTCACCTTAACTTTCAGGCTTACCTCTTAGAAAACCCCGATATAGCCAAGCAATACGGACAATTAAAACAATCATTACTAGAAAAATATCCAGATATTCACCACAAATATCAAGAAGAAAAGCAAGAATTCGTGGACCAGCTTGTTAAAGATGCTCAAAAGTGGGCATTAAAAGAGCAAAAAAATGAGAACAGGAGATTAGTATGATTTATGTAATCCGACACGGACAAACCGATTGGAATAAAGAAGGACGACTCCAAGGACGAGAAGGGCTACCGCTGAATGAAGAAGGAATCCAGCAAGCCCAACAGTTAAAAGAAGAACTGAATGGGATTCACTTTGATTATGTGTTTTCATCTCCACAAGAAAGAGCCATTCAAACTGCAGAAATCGCTACAGGGTCTAAAGCTCTGGTGGATTCAAGGTTAGATGTTTTTGATTTAGGAGAAGCAGACGGATTAAAAAAAGAGGAAGTAAAACTTAAAGGAGCTATCCCGGACCCCAGTGTTTATA
Proteins encoded in this region:
- a CDS encoding NUDIX hydrolase; protein product: MSMPTHIVACGGIIEDNKGNILLVKTHHGGWVFPGGQVEVGENLIDGLMREVKEESGIDIEVSRLIGVYSNTVTYKGYDGVTDIPTKVMMDFVGTPIGGELTTSEETTESKWVPKNEVLDFITAPAIQTRFKAYLEFTGDVQYMEYVTRPEFTVKLDRKI
- a CDS encoding histidine phosphatase family protein — its product is MIYVIRHGQTDWNKEGRLQGREGLPLNEEGIQQAQQLKEELNGIHFDYVFSSPQERAIQTAEIATGSKALVDSRLDVFDLGEADGLKKEEVKLKGAIPDPSVYKGVEDMYSYVERVFHFMKDLEKEHGQKQVNILISGHRCTTGCIGAYFKGIPEDQNILRLSSDNGGFKVYQFASGNEG
- a CDS encoding DJ-1/PfpI family protein produces the protein MERRKALLLVFTGYCEFEVSVAISMLRGTHDLHTVSIDKNPCKSEAGLTTIPDYTIDEIDTREYDVIMIPGGDLKSIAEATKLFELVRSISENGKVVGAICSGVFVAAKAGILEDVPYTVTLSKQQREFLGSFPEETFHYSPTVKYQNILTAQGHAFVEFGIELNKMLTNVNESTVEFYLGKGNQMMEKGVGSSN
- a CDS encoding GrpB family protein produces the protein MRRTNVQPWSEEWGQKYKVEASALKEIFKDIIIDIFHIGSTSIPTIGFAKPIIDILIVVEDIEQVDPLNNKMTQLGYSPKSENGIPGRRYFSKGGEQRTHHVHVYHKGNENIQIHLNFQAYLLENPDIAKQYGQLKQSLLEKYPDIHHKYQEEKQEFVDQLVKDAQKWALKEQKNENRRLV